A genomic region of Drosophila kikkawai strain 14028-0561.14 chromosome X, DkikHiC1v2, whole genome shotgun sequence contains the following coding sequences:
- the LOC138929218 gene encoding fibrous sheath CABYR-binding protein-like yields MDGQGHPSQDYSWMCVAVEEILQTLQGAGPSSPRPHHSSAANNAGLFPRAPTADVTSTNGEATTADNHAEPQRPPAEEMPLLFAGLVGPRRVPPEVVLDGNDEEETHQLGVAGPQPASLRGMPPQAPLRTGHIGPLAPPPEVVLDDNDEEEVPRDHRFGPLRVNLTPPRPRETSPGDRAPSADAEEAWNQAIALSDDWVDFDGLVEDTLGDLFNSPPHPEPPATGALGPLGAVYDPVSDEEGRPRGHYNPTGDDGNDSDATVLYDPTAEDSRDVRRRRTTPPHPSGNRVPPYMGEVEAALVECFGEMPGDALNWGSGTNTASTVSADEDEEGHPSDASRSPSAGPAEDASSSTVSADEGEASQDSDWSYAPRSPPPRWTPPSTTPLQSWAPAAPSRSRPPPPSYEEIFGRGSYPDPHAAARCAAVAASHDPRPRLPTGAELAAEEARRRAEDLSEELGNPPVTQPPASGPPPSPTPRRRARRRSAPWADSPSSSSDESSLDADEGVPHPARWVPAPVEWATPNGTLPAALLRRIHGRLATPRRRTIRILEEEGNQRFRVQINRSGRVIITLHPSRR; encoded by the coding sequence ATGGACGGACAGGGCCATCCATCGCAGGATTACTCCTGGATGTGCGTTGCAGTTGAGGAAATCCTGCAAACACTCCAAGGCGCCGGGCCAAGCTCGCCGCGTCCCCACCACAGCTCCGCCGCCAACAACGCCGGCCTCTTCCCACGAGCCCCAACCGCCGACGTCACCAGCACCAACGGGGAGGCGACGACCGCCGACAACCACGCCGAGCCCCAGCGACCCCCTGCAGAGGAGATGCCGCTGCTGTTCGCCGGCCTCGTTGGGCCACGCCGGGTCCCTCCGGAAGTTGTCCTCGACGGCAATGACGAGGAGGAGACCCACCAGCTCGGCGTCGCTGGGCCCCAACCAGCATCCTTAAGGGGCATGCCGCCCCAGGCACCCCTGCGTACCGGCCACATCGGGCCGCTGGCGCCCCCTCCGGAAGTTGTCCTCGACGAcaatgacgaggaggaggtgccACGAGACCACCGTTTTGGACCCCTGCGGGTCAATCTCACGCCGCCCCGACCACGCGAGACCTCACCCGGAGATCGGGCACCCTCCGCCGACGCCGAGGAGGCGTGGAACCAGGCCATCGCCCTGTCCGACGACTGGGTCGATTTCGACGGCCTGGTGGAGGACACCCTTGGCGACCTGTTCAACAGCCCGCCACACCCAGAACCACCGGCAACAGGCGCGCTCGGGCCTCTGGGCGCGGTTTATGACCCAGTCTCGGACGAGGAGGGCCGCCCGCGTGGGCACTACAACCCCACCGGCGACGACGGCAACGACAGCGATGCGACAGTGTTGTACGACCCCACCGCGGAGGACAGCCGGGACGTACGACGGAGACGCACCACACCGCCGCACCCGAGCGGCAACCGGGTTCCGCCGTACATGGGCGAGGTGGAAGCCGCCCTAGTGGAGTGTTTCGGGGAGATGCCCGGGGACGCCCTCAACTGGGGAAGCGGCACGAACACGGCGTCGACAGTCTcggccgacgaggacgaggagggcCATCCGTCAGACGCCTCGCGATCACCTTCCGCCGGGCCCGCCGAGGACGCCTCATCGTCGACGGTCTCGGCCGACGAGGGCGAGGCCAGTCAGGACAGCGACTGGTCCTACGCCCCACGATCGCCGCCCCCGCGATGGACTCCACCCAGCACTACGCCGCTGCAAAGCTGGGCACCAGCCGCTCCAAGTCGCAGCCGACCCCCTCCGCCCTCCTACGAGGAGATTTTCGGCCGGGGATCGTACCCCGATCCGCACGCTGCCGCCCGATGCGCAGCGGTGGCCGCCAGTCACGATCCGCGACCCCGCCTGCCCACCGGCGCAGAGCTGGCCGCAGAAGAGGCGCGCCGCAGGGCAGAAGACCTGAGTGAGGAGCTCGGCAACCCACCAGTTACCCAACCGCCGGCAAGTGGCCCACCACCCTCACCGACCCCACGCCGCAGAGCACGGCGCAGGAGCGCCCCATGGGCAGACAGCCCCTCTAGCTCATCGGATGAATCATCGTTGGACGCCGACGAGGGAGTTCCCCACCCGGCCCGTTGGGTGCCGGCACCAGTGGAATGGGCCACCCCAAACGGCACATTACCGGCAGCCCTACTCCGCCGAATCCACGGGCGCCTGGCGACACCGCGGAGACGAACCATCCGGAtcctggaggaggaggggaaCCAGCGCTTCAGGGTCCAGATTAATCGAAGCGGGAGGGTGATCATCACTCTTCACCCCTCCCGAAGATAG